A window of Candidatus Bathyarchaeia archaeon genomic DNA:
GGAACTCCCATCCCTAACGGCGAGGCTAACTCCCTCACACCAGGCATCATCACGTCCGCTCCATTACAGATGTACTTCACCGCACCCATGTCGACAACGACCTCAGGGAGCCTATTCAACACATCTATGTTGATAAGCGTGGGCAAGAGGTCCTCCCCCACTCTTAAGATGAGAGGGCTTCCATCAACCACATACACCGTTCTACCATTCAAATCTACGCTTTCAAACCTTCTCCCGTAAACCTTCTCTCCAAACTTTTC
This region includes:
- a CDS encoding PUA domain-containing protein, producing EKFGEKVYGRRFESVDLNGRTVYVVDGSPLILRVGEDLLPTLINIDVLNRLPEVVVDMGAVKYICNGADVMMPGVRELASPLGMGVPVTIVDEKYRKHIAVGVTLTAIRALGGKGKVVRNLHYVGDKIWRWIKASNLHDKI